AagaaggtggggtggggggcggggggaaaGGACAGCAGGTAGCCTGAAGGTGTGTCAAAGCGTGCAAACATGGAAAGCTAACGATAAGAGCCCCTCCCCGCCCCGGGACGTCACATTGaatattaaaaaataacttttttgtcAGCGTTAGATTGTGAGAAAAAACCTGGGGGCGTGTTAACGAGCAACGACTGAAGCAAAGCGGCGTGCGGCTAACACGGCGTGACGCTAGCTCACAGGAAATAGCACATTTGTCGCAACAACAGCGAGTCACGTCATGCTCGTTAGCTGCCCAGAGTTCTTCATTTTGTTGGCGCGTCGGGCGGACAAAAAGGCGACGTTGACTTCCTAGGTCAAGTGAGCGGCTTGCAGCATCATGCGGGGGCAAAAAAGGGTGGGCGGGTTCAGTGTGTTGGACTGCAGCAAAGCCAGGTGGGGGACGAGGAAGGGGGGGGCGGGGGGACTAGGAGGTCATGGGAGGCATGGGGGTCGGGGGTTGTTGCTCTGCGCTTGTTTGCTTTTGTGCCGTGTCAGCAGCTTTCGGACCGCCGCCCCGCCTGGCCAGCGGCTCCACAAGCAAACACAGAGAAGTGGAGATGTTTGCTTCAAAAGAGGGAAAGATCTGGAACACAAACACAGACCCGCGCCTCCTCTTTGTTGATTCCCACCGGCGGAGAGAGGTGCCGTGAGACCACGCCCCACTTTCCCACCAAACACAGCCCCCGTCCCCCACGGCCCCCGCGGATCCTCCCGCCCCGGGCCTACACCTCCTTGGTGGTGCTGATCCGCACGCTGCTGAAGCACTTGCCCATGGCCTCGAACAAGGGGTCGCAGAAGGTGTGCACGCAGATGGAGTAGACGCGGCTGACGCAGTGGATCTCGATCATGTAGCTCTTGATGCACGGCACCACCGCCCAGATGTGCACGAAGGACAGGATGGCGAAGAAGATGCCCCACACCAGTGCCAGGGGGATGCCCACCAGCGCCGTCAGCAGGCGGTAGAACCAGTACTTGGTGACCGTGAAGGTGGTGAAGCTGGCCTTCCACACGCCGTCGAAGCTGTACGTCCCCAGCGGCTCGGCGATCACGTCCTCAAAGTCCACCTGAGGCCGGGAAGAAGGAGAGGCAACGGTTAGCGCAACTTTCCGTGACAACAACCTTTCACACTACACAAAGAGGATTCGCCAGGCCAGGAGGTGGCGATGTCACTTTAAACGTGTAGACCACAGGCGTCAAACTCAGGCCTGGGGGCCTgacatggcccgccacatcctaGTCTAGAAATTATTtttgtcaataaaatacttttcaTGATGCAAAAGTAGGAAAGAAAGGGGCTGTGTGATCGGAAAGCTAGCGTTGTGATAGCAGAAGTGCATAGAAAACACCCTGAAGTTGATATCCAGAGACGAGGCTGTGGTACCGCTGTGGTACGCTGTAGGTGCACACGCAGACCCAACGCAtggtcacagttttttttttgcttcatttGGATCCTTTCCCTGGGCTGGATTCCAAAATTCAAGACAATCTGGAGTAGGATGGCGTGCTAACCTAGAAGCAACCAACTGGTAACCGTGACCCGACTGGTCATGGCTTCAGATCCTGTGTACGCCTCCATACACGGTTGTGCCCCCTAGGCTCCCACGAACCAAGAATCATTGTGATCCGGCCCAAACTATCCTTCAAACATTGCAGTTGGAGCCAACTGTACTGCCTCCCCTACCATGACAGACGCTACAAGATGGCGCTAAGAGTCTCACATAGTGGTTTCCCATGATCTTTTGTGGTTTCCCATGGTCTTACATTGTGGtttctgtcggaggcagatatttacatatatccgtatttaagtgttacttctttattttcataatcatattacaaaacagctagtgttcttcttccaattgtggtcttttggttgtctgcaaatactgtgtgctaaccttgactttggaatgtaaggaggtgAGATACTcctttttccttatctgttcctgtgtccagctgaggaggacaatgggcatgtgtttgggcgagaaagtgagacaagacaacgagggtgggagggagagacactttatagaagagaaggtttccatattttagatcagaccatcttagctgcgcgattgaatgttctatgctggactggtctcattatatttccaaagctttggagataaaattacaaaatacctattctgtctctggtggttcttctactcagctgtactgtcataaagcgcttgggagcgaccagccgcttgaattccctgggaggaacaactggtccaaacgcaacatttTCCATAGTCTTGAAGGCGTCGTTATGTGCGGTCTTCTTTGCCAATGTTGGTCTTTGTTTACGTGTGTTCTGCGTGTTGATTGGCTGAGAGGTGGGAAAGGGCGGACATAAGCGGAGAGCATCGGGTTCCTACGCGTGTTGAGTATTTGAAATGACGGAGTAAGACTCTTCCGTTATTTTGCCGTGGACTACAACCGACAGTAGTCGGATTGTAACGACTTCCCTTGAAGGCCGATAAACCTTTGCTAACGTCACGTCATTACAATATTTCATGTGATTCtttagcgtaccactagatggagcgtacgtgtaccacagtttgacaatCCGTGGACTATATAGTCCTTGACCAAAGACATCTCTCCGGTCTTCTTTGCCAATGTTGGTCTTTGTTTACGTGTGTTCTGCGTGTTGATTGGCGAGAAAGGGCGGACGTAAGCAGAGAGCATCGGGTTCCTATGCGTGTTAAGTATTTGAAATGACGGAGTAAGACTCTTCCGTTATTTTGCCGTGGACTACGACCAACAGTAGTCGGATTGTAACGACTTCCCTTGAAGGCCGATAAACCTTTGCTAACGTCACGTCATTACAATATTTCATGTGATTCTTTAGCGTACCACTAGATATTGCGtctgcgtaccacagtttgacaatCCGTGGACTATATAGTCCTTGACCAAAGACATCTCTCCGGTCTTCTTTGCCAATGTTGGTCTTTGTTTACGTGTGTTCTGCGTGTTCATTGGCGGGAAAGGGCGGGCATAAGCAGAAAGCATCGGGTTCCTACGCGTGTTAAGTATTTGAAATGACGGAGTAAGACTCTTCCGTTATTTTGCCGTGGACTACGACCGACAGTAGTCGGATTGTAACGACTTCCCTTGAAGGCCGATAAACCTTTGCTAACGTCACGTCATTACAATATTTCATGCGATTCtttagcgtaccactagatggagcgtacgtgtaccacagtttgacaatCAGTGGACTACATAGTCCTTGACCAAATACATCTCTCCAGTCTTCTTTGCCAATGTTGGTCTTTGTTTACGTGTGTTCTGCATGTTGATTGGCGGGAAAGGGCGGACATAAGCGGAGAGCATCGGGTTCCTACGCGTGTTGAGTATTTGAAATGACGGAGTAAGACTCTTCCGTTATTTTGCCGTGGACTACAACCGACAGTAGTCGGATTGTAACGACTTCCCTTGAAGGCCGATAAACCTTTGCTAACGTCACGTCATTACAATATTTCATGTGATTCGTTAGCGTACCACTAGATATTGTGTACGCCTACCACAGTTTGACAATCCGTGGACTATATAGTCCTTGACCAAAGACATCTCTCCGGTCTTCTTTGCCAATGTTGGTCTTTGTTTACGTGTGTTCTGCGTGTTGATTGGCGGGAAAGGGCGGACGTAAGCGGAGAGCATCGGGTTCCTACGCGTGTTGAGTATTTGAAATGACCGAGTAAGACTCTTCCGTTATTTTGCCGTGGACTATGGCCTACAGGAGTCGGATTGTAACGACTTCCCTTGAAGGCCGATAAACCTTTGCTAACGTCAcgtcattacaatatttaatgcGATTCTTTAGCGTACCACTTGATGGAGCgtacgcgtaccacagtttgacaatCCGTGGACTATATAGTCCTTGACCAAAGACATCTCTCCGGTCTTCTTTGCCAATGTTGGTCTTTGTTTACATGTGTTCTGCGTGTTGATTGGCTGAGAGTTGGTAAAGGGCGGACGTAAGCAGAGAGCATTGGTTTTCTACGCATGTTGAGTATTTGAAATGACAGAGTAAGACTCGTCCGTTATTTTGCCGTGGACTACGACCGACAGTAGTCTGACTGTAACGACTTCCCTTGAAGGCCGATAAACCTTTGCTAACGTCACGTCATTACAATATTTCATGTGATTCTttagcgtaccacagttt
This is a stretch of genomic DNA from Nerophis lumbriciformis linkage group LG29, RoL_Nlum_v2.1, whole genome shotgun sequence. It encodes these proteins:
- the cav1 gene encoding caveolin-1; the encoded protein is MAGGLKRTEEECAHSPFIRKQGNIYKPNNKEEQKEDMDNDSMNEKSMMDDVHNKEIDLVNRDPKQINDDVVKVDFEDVIAEPLGTYSFDGVWKASFTTFTVTKYWFYRLLTALVGIPLALVWGIFFAILSFVHIWAVVPCIKSYMIEIHCVSRVYSICVHTFCDPLFEAMGKCFSSVRISTTKEV